The Romeriopsis navalis LEGE 11480 genomic interval CATGTGGCTTGATTGAGGTGGACTAACCGTTGGAGTCTGTGAACTTGCCTGATATCTCCATTCAGTGAAGCTCGATAGATTCGACGTTGGAGCTTAAAGACCTTGACCTGGATTTGTTTCCAGGGAATGTATTGAGCGATAGAGGAAATTATCTTAATTGCGGATTGCAGCATTGACAGAGAGGGGAAAGGCAAGTGAGATTTCTACCTCTATGGAAGGCAATAGTAACTGTCGCTACATAACACTACGTCGGTGCGGATGTAACAAAGGTCATCGGTGCATGTTCGAGGCTACCTACCGCCTTATAACTGCACTGTTGAATCCCTTTGCTAAACAGACTGAATAGCTTTCCTTAAAATTTATTGAGTCACTCTTAGCATTTGGCTGTAATCAAATGCGCTGTATTTAGCATTGACTTGTTCAGAATACATATCGTATTTGACAAACATCTTAACGATATTTGACTTGTATTCATGCTTCCTGACATCGTGCTTGCATGTTGCTATAAGTATGACATAAAGGGGCATTATGTCTTATTTAGATGGTTCAAAATATAAAAGTACTCCTATTTTTTTGATGCCAGCGAAATATTGCGTTTGTATGTAATCCTTGTTCAGAGCTAGATGATACGTTTCGTGAGCATAATTCCGCACCCACGAGCGTGATTTGTTAAGTAAGGATGAGCCACTCTTCCCCACTCACGATAGTAGCCATCATAAATGGCAATGTAAATTAGTCGAAAATCGCTATATTGCCGTCTCATACGCCTAACAAAACAGCGGCACTTTGATTTTGGATGTCCGTTTCTACCACAATTTTGATACAAAGCAGATAAGATTTTATTAGCCTGAACTCTCTTAGTTTTAGCGGGTAACTTTTGGGCTTGGTCATAAAGTGCTCGATACTCTTTACCGCTCAGACTTGGAGCTTTTTTCCCACTTCCAGATGAATGCTTTCCCCCAGTACAAACTCTATAAGCGCAAGAGCTATTCTCATAAGAGGAGAACTTGTTATTGGGATCCCATGAAGGGCGTATAACTAATCCAGGCCTGCACTCACATTTAATACCTGCAGCCTGCTTGATTGCAGGAGCGAATGGAATACTGACCAAACTAATTGTTAAAGCAGTTGCAAGATTAAATATTTTCATGATGACAACCCTAGGAGTATTAGGATTTCAATGAGGTAGCTAGTTGTAGACTCAACACAAATTGTGCTCATTCAAATTGCTGGAATATGTATTCTACGATACGTTTCCAAATTGTAATAGCTTTAACCTTCTTTCTATAAGGTTTTTGAGAATCTAAATTTTTATTAATGTCTAAAAGGCTTCTGAACTGCGGATCTAGAATTTTTGGTGGCATCTTAAAACTTTAGTAGTGCTATCAGTTGTAGATAACACTTGATCAGTATTAGAGGGTGCAAAATGTATGCGATTCAGCTAAAAATCCATCTTGGAATAGCTATCTTGATAATGCTGTTGACTGCGTGCTCTTCCAAGAAGCTTCCAGTACCGTCAGAACTAAAACAAGCACCATCAGATACTAAACCATCAGTACGACAACCATCATCAGATATAAGACCACCAGTAAAGCAGAACGCATCTTTGCTAGAGGCGAGTTTGCCTAGTGCTTGGCGAGGCATAGCAACAATCAGAGCTGGAAGACAAGTTTTCCGACACCCAATCTTACTTAGGTTAGCCGCATCGAATAAAGCCGGTGGTGCACCGATCAAATTTGTCCTTACAACAACAACACAAAGCAAGAATCGAAATGCTGCTGCTGCTGGGACAGTCCGATTGAAGAGCTTTAATACTGTTCGTACCGCTGTAGGAGAGCCAGTAGAGTTAGACTTTTACAATATTCAGCTATTTAAAGATGGATTTCGAGCAACCCTAACACGAGAACAAGAGAAGACCAGCAGTAGTCTCAACTCTTTCGTTTCACCACCACCACCGGTTGACCCACGCCGCCCCGGCGCGGCGCTGTGGCAAAGGGAGCTGGAATTTACAGGGAATGCGGTCGAGTATGTGTTTCGTCCTAACACAAGATTAGTGATCCAAATGCGCAAGAAAAAGCTTGTGGGGAAAATAGAGGGCATTGGATTTTCTTCTGGAATTTTCTTTTCTGCAGGAGATATACCTGTGATAGTTACGTTCTCTGCACAGCGGAGTAGTGGATAGAACCGGAATTTTTAATTCTCCTGACAGCAAAATAGCGAGTAGTACAAAGCTCGCGTAGAAAAGGGAGAGTGTTCAAAAGCGGGGGAAGCTTCATCTTTCACTTGTTTGATACGAGATTGCTCCCGATCGTTCTCTCCCACTCTTGATCTGGAACTCCTACCCAGCCGATATTTCAGAAATGCCCCAGTTTCCAATGCCAGATAAGAGCCGTTATATGGCATTAGACGAGGGTGAGACTATTTGGAAACACGGGAAATGCTTGCTGTCTCAATTTAGGTCAAATGTATTGCAAGATTGTGAGCACTAAAACTACTACTATGAAATTGTTTCAGCTTACTTTGTATCCATTTCGTCAGGTTAGGTGCCATCCCCCGTGAAAAGACTGCCGTGCTAGGGCTCAAGCGATTCACCAAAATTGCGTATGACCCCGAAGTTGTGGAAATATTGCACGCGGACCTGAACACCAACTAACACAGTGTATAAAATCTCTCCCCAGAGTAACCAAAGCTGAATGAGATAGCTACCTTAAGATGCGACCTGCGTTGACAATAGCCAGTAGTGCCACACCCACATCAGCAAAGACGGCTTCCCAAAGCGTTGCGATGCCAATGGCTCCTAAGCCAATGAAAATAGCCTTCACCGTCATTGCCAGCACAATATTCTGCCAAACGATCCGTAGGGTGCATTGGGCGATCTCAATGCTTTCAGCAACCTTGGACGGTGCATCAGTCATAATCACCACATCCGCCGTTTCAATCGCTGCATCGGAGCCGAGTCCGCCCATCGCCATCCCAACATCGGCTCTGGCAATCACTGGGGCATCGTTAATCCCATCACCCACAAAGGCGACTTTACCCTTGGCTTGACTCGCTTGATGCAGAAATTCCTCTAGGGCTTCCACCTTGCCCTCTGGCAACAGTTCAGCGCGATAGTGATCCAGTTCTAGTTTCTGGGCAATGCGCTCGGCTACCGCCTGATTGTCACCTGTCAGCATGGCGGTTTGAATGCCCCACGAATGTAGGGCTTGAATCGCTGCCGCTGCATCTTCTTTCAATTCATCCTCAATGAGGATACGCCCGGTATATTCACCATCCACCGCCAGATGAGTGACGCTTCCTTCTACGGTGCAAACCTCATGGGGTATGCTTTCTCGATGCAGCAGCCGGTCATTCCCTGCCAGAACGGTTCGTCCCTTTATTTGGGCACGAATGCCGTGCCCCGCAATCTCTTCATACTCTTGAACGTCAGATTCATCTACGGATTTACTATGTGCCTGTCGAATTGACTGGGCGATAGGATGATTAGATTGAGACTCAACTTGAGCCGCCAGTTCCAGTAATTGTGGCTGGGTGAACCCATTCTTGGAAATTACTTCTGTGACGCGGAAGTTACCTTGAGTCAAGGTGCCCGTTTTATCAAAGACTACGGTTTTCACCTGGGCCAGCGCATCTAAAAAGACGGAACCTTTGACGAGAATGCCGCGTTTGGCGGCTCCTCCCACGCCCCCGAAGTAGCCTAGTGGAATACTAATCACCAGACCGCAGGGGCAGGAAATGACGAGCAGCACCAACGCGCGGTAAGTCCATTCGGCCTGGGTTGCTCCGGTAATCAACAGCGGTGGGAGAATGGCGACGGCCAATGAGAGGAAAACCACGACTGGCGTGTAGTAGCGGGCAAAGCGGGTGATAAATTTCTCGGTGTCAGCTTTTTTGCTGCTAGCATTTTCCACCAATTCCAAAATTCTGGAGATGGAGGACTCACTAAAGAGCTTGGTAACGCGCACCGTCAGCACCCCAGACTGGTTAATCATGCCAGAAAGGATGGTTTCTCCTGGAACGACAGTACGGGGGACTGACTCTCCTGTGAGAGCAGAAGTATCAACTTGAGACTGCCCCTCTAGAATCTCACCATCTAAGGGAACTTTCTCACCGGGGCGAATCAGAATCAGATCGCCAATATTGACGGACTCAGGAACAACCTCACGAATCTGAGTACCCACTTTGAGATTGGCGGTATTAGGTCGCACCTCCAGCAAGGCTTTAATAGAGCGTCGTGATCGCCCCACGGAATAATCCTGAAACAGCTCCCCGATCTGGAAAAACAGCATGACCGCCACAGCTTCGGGGATTTCATGGATGGCAATGGCTCCCAAGGTTGCAATCGTCATCAGAAAGTTCTCATCAAAGATTCGCCCTCGCAGAATGTTGCGCCCTGCCGTTGTCAAAACACCCCAGCCACTAATCAAATAAGCCGGAATCAGAACAGCGTATTCCCCAATGGAATAGGGAGTATTATGTAGCGCCTTGTTCCACAACAGACCAATGACGAAAAGGACAGCCGCGATCGCAATTGGAAATATTGCCTTACGAAGGCTAAATTGCTGGCGATCCTGTTCACCGCAGCAGTCGCCGTGGGTGTGAGACGCTGACATCGAATCACTCACTTTATATAACATGAACATCTGAAAGATTATTCAGATGATACATCATATTTATTGCTTTAGCCACTGGTTGCGATGAAAGCGATTGATAAATGAGTGGCTTCCTCAGTGTGATGAGGGGGGTGGTTTAGGAAGCGCTCTGCTCGTCGAGGTGATCGGCGACTTCTCGATACAGGGTCATAATGTGGTCGTCGGCGAGGCTATAGCAAACGTTGCGACCCTGGCGTCGATATTTGACCAGACGTTGCGATCTCAATACGCGCAATTGGTGGGATACGGCTGATTCGCCCATTTTGACTGCTGCAGCTAAATCACAGACACACAGCTCCTGCTGAGCGAGGGCCGAAAGCAGCTTGAGGCGATGGGGATCAGAAAGGGCGCTGAAAAAGTCTGCCATGCGTTGTGCCTTCTCTGTTCCTATAACGTCGGGTTGCACCTGACGAACGTTATCCAGATGGACCAGAGCGTCTTCACAACTGGGAGCTTCGTGCGAGTCAGGGGCGGGTTGAGGGTTCGACGATTTCGTGGCAGCCATCGCAGGACAATATGAGTATCAGCACTTCAATGATACTGAGAATCATTAGTGTCTGAACACCTATTCAGATTTTCCGTTAGTCCCTTCTTGTACGTTCGCGTTATCGGATCGCTTAAAGCTATTCAGCTTATGCTCAGCTAGGTATGGGTTATGGCAAATCAGCTCAACGTGACAACACAGCGTATTGATGATGTGGTTCTATTGCTCCATGTGATGATACAGATCAACTTGCCAGAATTACTCAATACACATCTTCCCCATCACTGGAAACAAGAAGGCTTGGATTGGAGTTGGGTGATTGTGATCTGGTTAGCGTACATCCTGTCTGAAGGCGACCATCGCAAAGTCGTTGTTCGCGAGTGGGTCCAGCAGCGTCAGACGATGCTGGAGCAGTTGTGTGGTCTTCAGTTGCGAGAAACTGATTTTACTGATGACCGTTTAGGCATCGTGTTGAGAACGTTGAGCGAGCTATCAATTTGGCAAGAGATTGAGACTGCACTGAGTCGTCAAACCATTTCCATTTATCAGTTACCGGTCAGTTGTGTTCGTCTTGATGCGACAACTGTTTCTGGTGACCATGAGTTGCGTGACGAGGGGCTGTTCCAATTCGGTCATAGCAAAGATAAGCCCAGCTTGCCTCATCTTAAAGCGATGCTTGCGAGTCTGGATCCCTTAGGAATGCCCTTAGCCACCCATATTGTCTCAGGTGAGCAAGCCGATGATGGTTTGTACCTTCCGATATTTGAGCAAGTCCGCCAGAGCTTTGAGACCGAAGGTCTTCTGTGGGTGGGCGATTGTAAAATGGAAGCTGATGGATATTGATGCCTTTGTCGAAGGATTTAAAAAGTACGACCTGATTACAAAGCAATTTCAGCCTTACGCCAAAGCTTATCCCTTTGCGGAATTGTTAATTGGTCTGGGGGGCCTGTCTGGAGTGGCACCGCTGGTAACAGGAATCAGCTCGTTATGGATTGGTACCAGCGGTGCAGTTTCAGTTTTCAAGGCCGTCTATATCGATAAGCTGGCGTTGAACTGTGCTTGCGTAGGCGGCAATACTAAGACACCACTGGGCGTTGTAAGCTTTGCGGAAAACGCAATCATGGCTGGAATGGGAGCGTTCTTAATCTTCACGGCAGCCAGTGAAGGTAAGCCAGAAGCAACTCGATTGCCAGACTCTTTACCACCCGCTGTTGTTCAACTTCACAATAAAGCAGCTTGACCTGAAAACGACCCACTGGTTGACATTCACGTTTGATATTATTCTGGGTGCCCTACAATGCTGAGATACCCCAGTCAGCATATTCACAGTACTCTACGAAGTTAAAGGGGTTGGCAGGTAAATGCGAAAGGTGCTGCCTTGACTGGGTTGGCTTTGGACCGTGATCTTGCCTGCATGTTTAAGTGCGATCGCCTGGGTAATCGCCAAGCCCAAGCCAGAGCCGCCTGTTTTGCGGTTGCGATCGCGATTCACTCGATAGAACCGGGTAAATACATGAGCCTGTTGCTCGGCTGGGATGCCAATGCCCGTATCTCGAACCTCAACCAAGGCATATTTTTTATCCCGATCCAGTCGAATGACCACATCACCATCCCGAGGGGTGTACTGAATCGCATTCATCACCAGATTGGCGATCATTCGGAAAAGCTGTTCTTCGTCCCCCTGGACAATCAGAGGCTGCGTTGTGTCGAGTTCTGCAGTGAGGGATAAGCCTGCATTGTGGGCTAGGGCCAGAAATTCATCCATCACGTCATTGATGATCAACCCTAACTGACAGGCTTTATGGGCGTCCTTCCGGTCTTGTTGAGTATCAATCAGAGTCAACAGCAGCAAATCCTGGACCAGTTGAGTCAGGCGATTGACCTGTCGATTGATGGTCCCTAGCGTTTTTCGAGCCTCACCCTCTGAGATATTGTCCATCTCTAGGACAGACTCCGCCGTTGCTTTGGCCGCTGATAACGGGGTGCGT includes:
- a CDS encoding heavy metal translocating P-type ATPase: MSASHTHGDCCGEQDRQQFSLRKAIFPIAIAAVLFVIGLLWNKALHNTPYSIGEYAVLIPAYLISGWGVLTTAGRNILRGRIFDENFLMTIATLGAIAIHEIPEAVAVMLFFQIGELFQDYSVGRSRRSIKALLEVRPNTANLKVGTQIREVVPESVNIGDLILIRPGEKVPLDGEILEGQSQVDTSALTGESVPRTVVPGETILSGMINQSGVLTVRVTKLFSESSISRILELVENASSKKADTEKFITRFARYYTPVVVFLSLAVAILPPLLITGATQAEWTYRALVLLVISCPCGLVISIPLGYFGGVGGAAKRGILVKGSVFLDALAQVKTVVFDKTGTLTQGNFRVTEVISKNGFTQPQLLELAAQVESQSNHPIAQSIRQAHSKSVDESDVQEYEEIAGHGIRAQIKGRTVLAGNDRLLHRESIPHEVCTVEGSVTHLAVDGEYTGRILIEDELKEDAAAAIQALHSWGIQTAMLTGDNQAVAERIAQKLELDHYRAELLPEGKVEALEEFLHQASQAKGKVAFVGDGINDAPVIARADVGMAMGGLGSDAAIETADVVIMTDAPSKVAESIEIAQCTLRIVWQNIVLAMTVKAIFIGLGAIGIATLWEAVFADVGVALLAIVNAGRILR
- a CDS encoding IS1634 family transposase; this translates as MANQLNVTTQRIDDVVLLLHVMIQINLPELLNTHLPHHWKQEGLDWSWVIVIWLAYILSEGDHRKVVVREWVQQRQTMLEQLCGLQLRETDFTDDRLGIVLRTLSELSIWQEIETALSRQTISIYQLPVSCVRLDATTVSGDHELRDEGLFQFGHSKDKPSLPHLKAMLASLDPLGMPLATHIVSGEQADDGLYLPIFEQVRQSFETEGLLWVGDCKMEADGY
- a CDS encoding reverse transcriptase N-terminal domain-containing protein, with the translated sequence MLQSAIKIISSIAQYIPWKQIQVKVFKLQRRIYRASLNGDIRQVHRLQRLVHLNQATCLHCEQAA
- a CDS encoding MauE/DoxX family redox-associated membrane protein, which translates into the protein MDIDAFVEGFKKYDLITKQFQPYAKAYPFAELLIGLGGLSGVAPLVTGISSLWIGTSGAVSVFKAVYIDKLALNCACVGGNTKTPLGVVSFAENAIMAGMGAFLIFTAASEGKPEATRLPDSLPPAVVQLHNKAA
- a CDS encoding ArsR/SmtB family transcription factor; this translates as MAATKSSNPQPAPDSHEAPSCEDALVHLDNVRQVQPDVIGTEKAQRMADFFSALSDPHRLKLLSALAQQELCVCDLAAAVKMGESAVSHQLRVLRSQRLVKYRRQGRNVCYSLADDHIMTLYREVADHLDEQSAS